A genomic region of Arachis stenosperma cultivar V10309 chromosome 9, arast.V10309.gnm1.PFL2, whole genome shotgun sequence contains the following coding sequences:
- the LOC130949573 gene encoding uncharacterized protein LOC130949573: MANPSGECKAITLRSRKVVEEGAPSKDNHEKVTPKHGSEDKGEIPTLPPPKPVLKPYVPKAPYPQRLRKDGKDGQFSKFLEIFKRLQINIPFTEALEQMPLYAKFLKELITKKRNYEAKETIVLTKECSAIIQKKLPQKLKDPGSFQIPCIIGDITIEKALCDLGASINLMFLTMMRRMKIEKAKPTRMALQLAERIFKFPHGVVVNLLVKVGEFIFPADFIVLDMEEEANTSIILGRPFLATAGATIDVQKGELVLRLHEEKMVFNVFKAMSYPKEPIGECMLVDTMEQIVQEVMGEE, from the coding sequence ATGGCTAACCCAAGCGGGGAATGCAAAGCCATAACTCTGAGAAGTAGGAAGGTTGTAGAGGAAGGAGCCCCAAGCAAAGATAATCATGAAAAGGTTACACCAAAACATGGGAGCGAGGATAAAGGGGAGATCCCAACTTTACCTCCACCAAAACCAGTTTTGAAGCCCTATGTCCCAAAGGCACCATACCCACAAAGATTGAGAAAAGATGGGAAGGATGGCCAGTtctctaagttcctagagatcttCAAGAGGCTCCAAATCAACATACCATTTACTGAGGCATTAgaacaaatgccactctatgccaagttcttaaaggagcttaTAACCAAAAAGAGGAACTATGAGGCAAAAGAAACCATAGTGTTGACTAAGGAATGCAGCGCCATCATACAGAAGAAGTTGCCTCAAAAGCTgaaagacccagggagttttcaaatcccctgcatcataggggacaTCACTATTGAGAAAGCTTTGTGTGATTTgggagctagcataaatcttATGTTCCTAACCATGATGAGAAGGATGAAGATTGAGAAAGCCAAGccaacaagaatggcactcCAATTGGCTGAAAGAATATTTAAGTTTCCACATGGGGTGGTGGTAAACTTGCTAGTGAAAGTAGGAGAATTCAtcttccctgctgatttcattgTGCTGGACATGGAAGAAGAGGCCAACACGTCAATtatcctaggaagaccatttctagctaCTGCTGGAGCCACCATTGATGTGCAGAAAGGGGAACTAGTCTTGAGATTGCATGAAGAGAAAATGGTCTTCAACGTCTTTAAAGCAATGAGTTACCCCAAGGAACCCATAGGAGAATGTATGCTGGTAGACACCATGGAACAGATAGTTCAAGAAGTTATGGGAGAAGAATAA